One segment of bacterium DNA contains the following:
- the secE gene encoding preprotein translocase subunit SecE → MSIIDYIKETRGELKHVSWPTRRQVVVFTAIVIIASFATAFFLGFFDFVFSQILGKFVI, encoded by the coding sequence ATGAGTATTATTGATTATATAAAAGAGACAAGAGGGGAATTAAAACACGTAAGCTGGCCGACCCGTCGACAGGTTGTCGTGTTCACGGCGATTGTGATTATCGCATCGTTTGCTACCGCGTTTTTCCTTGGCTTTTTTGACTTTGTTTTTTCACAAATCCTAGGAAAATTCGTCATTTAA
- a CDS encoding SIMPL domain-containing protein (The SIMPL domain is named for its presence in mouse protein SIMPL (signalling molecule that associates with mouse pelle-like kinase). Bacterial member BP26, from Brucella, was shown to assemble into a channel-like structure, while YggE from E. coli has been associated with resistance to oxidative stress.): MNNNVDMQKLIKFGLFLGIVLAFFLVTTSLKVIKEYGYVGADIPPVNTVSFSGTGEVVVIPDIATFTFSVTEEAKNVKDAQDKVTEKIDVALDKLKGMSIPDKNVKTVSYNVYPKYEYDNTVCTQWSCPPSRSTLVGYTVTQTIQVKIEDVDKAGEILGAMGGIGISEISGLSFTVEDEEKYAREARQKAIADAKEKAKTLSKDLGVRLLRVVSFYESGNYPPIYYKEAMGMGGAVSADSSMAVPSVPTGENKVISNVTIVYELGK; the protein is encoded by the coding sequence ATGAATAATAACGTCGATATGCAAAAATTAATAAAATTCGGTCTTTTTTTGGGAATAGTGCTCGCCTTTTTCTTGGTGACCACGTCCCTAAAGGTTATCAAGGAATATGGTTATGTCGGTGCCGATATTCCTCCCGTTAATACGGTAAGTTTTAGCGGTACGGGTGAAGTTGTCGTTATTCCCGACATCGCAACATTCACTTTTTCCGTGACGGAGGAAGCGAAAAACGTGAAAGATGCCCAAGACAAGGTAACGGAGAAAATAGATGTTGCGCTCGATAAGCTCAAAGGAATGTCGATTCCCGACAAAAATGTCAAAACCGTTTCATACAACGTGTATCCCAAATATGAATATGACAACACCGTTTGCACTCAATGGAGCTGTCCTCCGAGCAGAAGCACACTTGTGGGCTATACGGTGACACAAACGATTCAAGTAAAAATTGAAGATGTTGATAAGGCGGGTGAAATACTCGGTGCGATGGGCGGAATCGGAATTTCCGAAATCAGCGGACTTTCGTTTACGGTAGAGGACGAAGAAAAATACGCCCGCGAGGCAAGACAGAAAGCTATTGCTGACGCAAAAGAAAAAGCCAAAACTTTGTCCAAAGACCTCGGTGTCAGATTGCTTAGAGTCGTGAGCTTCTACGAATCCGGAAATTATCCTCCGATTTATTACAAAGAAGCGATGGGGATGGGTGGTGCGGTAAGTGCCGATTCAAGTATGGCGGTTCCTTCCGTACCTACAGGCGAGAATAAAGTTATTTCAAACGTAACCATTGTTTACGAGCTCGGAAAATAG